A region of Bacteroidota bacterium DNA encodes the following proteins:
- a CDS encoding sugar transferase, with the protein MYNDSRITPFGKFMRAIRLDEILPVL; encoded by the coding sequence GTGTATAATGATAGCCGAATTACTCCTTTTGGAAAATTTATGAGAGCGATTCGTTTGGATGAAATCCTGCCAGTTTTATAA